The following proteins are encoded in a genomic region of Triticum dicoccoides isolate Atlit2015 ecotype Zavitan chromosome 1B, WEW_v2.0, whole genome shotgun sequence:
- the LOC119347933 gene encoding 40S ribosomal protein S23, protein MGKTRGMGAGRKLKTHRRNQRWADKAYKKSHLGNEWKKPFAGSSHAKGIVLEKIGIEAKQPNSAIRKCARVQLVKNGKKIAAFVPNDGCLNFIEENDEVLIAGFGRKGHAVGDIPGVRFKVVKVSGVSLLALFKEKKEKPRS, encoded by the exons ATGGG TAAGACACGTGGTATGGGAGCCGGGCGCAAGCTCAAGACCCACCGCAGGAACCAGAGGTGGGCTGACAAGGCATACAAGAAGAGCCACTTGGGCAATGAGTGGAAGAAACCCTTCGCTGGATCGTCTCACGCCAAGGGCATTGTCTTGGAGAAGAT CGGTATTGAGGCCAAGCAGCCTAACTCTGCCATCCGTAAGTGTGCTCGTGTCCAGCTGGTGAAGAACGGGAAGAAGATCGCTGCCTTTGTGCCCAATGATGGTTGCCTGAACTTCATCGAGGAAAAC GACGAGGTGCTGATTGCTGGATTCGGTCGTAAGGGTCATGCTGTGGGAGATATTCCTGGTGTCAGGTTCAAGGTTGTCAAGGTATCTGGTGTGTCGCTGCTCGCTCTCTTCAAGGAGAAGAAAGAGAAGCCCAGATCTTAG